The Clostridiaceae bacterium HFYG-1003 genome includes a window with the following:
- a CDS encoding phosphatase PAP2 family protein has product MQFFIQTMIEHWPQLRWLSIVILLSILYALCNRQWFGRPLLHLTLPIDQKIPLIPWTIYIYNLWYPIMLFTFALLAIYDKAVFSHLIPAYTLSTLASFKIFIFFQNEVPRLTQVSGNSLAERLLRFTRKMDNPYNGFPSIHVLACTMTILAVQSSTLPDACKVFIWVSQLMIIAATLTTKQHVVLDLAGGSFMAILGWCLTINLNVAL; this is encoded by the coding sequence ATGCAATTCTTTATTCAAACAATGATCGAACATTGGCCCCAGCTTCGCTGGCTGTCTATTGTCATTCTGCTTTCCATTTTGTATGCGCTATGCAATCGTCAGTGGTTCGGACGACCTCTGTTGCACCTGACCCTCCCAATTGATCAGAAAATCCCGCTGATCCCGTGGACCATTTATATCTATAATCTATGGTACCCCATCATGCTATTTACCTTTGCACTGCTCGCGATCTATGATAAAGCTGTTTTTTCACATCTGATTCCCGCCTATACCTTATCTACACTGGCGAGCTTCAAGATCTTCATCTTTTTCCAGAACGAGGTTCCTCGGCTGACACAGGTATCCGGCAACAGCCTGGCCGAACGACTGCTACGGTTCACCCGAAAAATGGATAATCCTTACAATGGATTCCCCTCTATACATGTCCTCGCCTGCACCATGACCATTCTGGCAGTTCAATCATCCACCTTGCCCGATGCCTGTAAAGTGTTCATCTGGGTATCACAACTTATGATCATCGCTGCTACCCTGACCACCAAACAACATGTGGTACTGGATCTGGCCGGAGGCTCTTTCATGGCAATTCTCGGCTGGTGTCTCACTATTAATCTGAATGTTGCACTGTAA
- a CDS encoding IS3 family transposase: MINASDRSKAILLIDEPVTNGARKPVACKEIGLTERTYYRWVGLSKTTGDYIDRRQTAKRSESSNKLSKEERTEIIKVVNSPEFKSSSPCEIVPNLADRGIYLASESSFYRILREENMQNHRGRAAQSSPRQLSTHCATAPNQVWMWDITYLNGPVKGMFFYLYLFSDLFSRKIVAWEVWSSESAEHASRLVKRGVVSERIGLNKEPLVLHSDNGSPMKGATMLETLYHLGITPSNSRPRVSNDNAYAESLFKTLKYNCNYQPKGFQDLEEARQWCKKFVNWYNHQHRHSGINFLTTNQRHSGIGAQILEQRRVVYKAARAKHPERWSSATRDWTLPDEVWLNPEKSASDKKTLDAEIIAS; the protein is encoded by the coding sequence ATGATTAACGCCTCAGATCGCAGCAAAGCCATCCTGTTAATCGATGAACCTGTAACGAATGGAGCCAGAAAGCCAGTTGCCTGTAAGGAGATTGGTCTTACTGAACGCACCTATTATCGCTGGGTCGGCCTCTCCAAGACTACCGGTGACTATATTGACCGAAGACAAACGGCGAAGCGCTCTGAGTCGAGCAACAAGCTGTCAAAGGAAGAACGCACTGAAATCATTAAAGTAGTCAACAGTCCTGAATTCAAAAGCTCTTCGCCATGCGAAATTGTGCCTAATTTGGCGGATCGGGGGATCTATCTGGCATCTGAATCTTCGTTTTATCGAATACTCCGGGAAGAGAATATGCAGAACCATCGAGGCCGAGCCGCCCAAAGCAGCCCTCGCCAACTTTCCACCCACTGTGCAACCGCTCCCAATCAAGTTTGGATGTGGGACATAACTTATTTGAATGGCCCGGTTAAGGGCATGTTTTTCTACCTGTATTTGTTCTCTGATCTTTTCAGCAGAAAAATCGTGGCTTGGGAAGTATGGTCCAGCGAATCAGCAGAGCATGCCAGCCGGCTGGTGAAACGAGGTGTAGTTTCGGAGCGGATTGGACTAAACAAAGAACCCCTTGTCCTTCACTCAGACAACGGAAGTCCCATGAAAGGCGCAACCATGCTGGAAACTCTTTATCACTTGGGCATCACACCATCCAACAGCAGGCCACGGGTCAGCAACGATAATGCCTATGCCGAGAGCCTGTTCAAGACATTGAAATACAACTGCAATTACCAGCCGAAAGGCTTTCAAGACCTGGAGGAGGCACGGCAGTGGTGCAAAAAGTTTGTCAACTGGTACAATCACCAGCACCGACACAGTGGTATCAATTTTCTGACCACTAATCAAAGACACAGTGGTATTGGGGCACAGATTCTGGAACAGCGCAGAGTGGTCTATAAGGCGGCCAGAGCCAAGCATCCAGAACGCTGGTCCTCGGCAACAAGGGATTGGACTCTTCCAGATGAGGTCTGGCTGAATCCTGAGAAGTCAGCTTCTGACAAGAAAACCCTTGATGCTGAAATTATAGCTTCCTGA
- a CDS encoding transposase, whose product MVYSKELKDAMVAKMLPPNNQSISRISKQEGIPQATLRKWRDGVRANGQAAPATDAPSDDWTTEDKFLIVVETAGMTETDLAEYCRKKGIYAEQIERWKNACMQANGGVAEEANRLNKALRQRDKELKLMEKELLRKEKALAETAALLILRKKANAIWGNLTENEDE is encoded by the coding sequence ATGGTTTATAGCAAAGAGTTAAAAGATGCAATGGTTGCGAAAATGCTGCCTCCGAATAATCAATCAATCTCCAGGATTTCCAAACAAGAAGGGATCCCGCAAGCGACACTTCGAAAATGGAGAGATGGCGTCAGAGCAAACGGGCAGGCTGCCCCTGCTACTGATGCGCCTTCGGATGATTGGACCACAGAGGACAAGTTTCTGATCGTAGTTGAGACAGCAGGGATGACTGAAACTGATCTGGCGGAGTATTGCCGCAAGAAAGGCATTTACGCTGAGCAGATCGAACGGTGGAAAAACGCCTGCATGCAGGCCAATGGCGGGGTGGCGGAAGAAGCCAACCGTCTGAATAAAGCTTTGAGACAAAGGGACAAAGAGTTAAAACTCATGGAGAAAGAGCTTCTGCGCAAGGAAAAAGCCCTGGCAGAAACGGCGGCTCTGCTGATACTTCGAAAAAAAGCGAATGCGATTTGGGGAAACTTGACGGAAAACGAGGACGAATGA
- a CDS encoding amidase domain-containing protein, which translates to MELKQFLKGKIKIIQQRRSAFNLNPLLLESKVEFYSCIIDGQNAVIDAVLTEIYQYSSSDIGSYESTRFKFYLTKEALMVQPQIREMYSDDPIGVFRRKGGDVQKLFDDEKRNILSEKKLEEVLEEPIVFMRPLSGSLLSLDRNEMVTYAHNNANTRPSQWGNFDDNGGDCTNFVSQVIYAGSNGVMDSSGDLQWYYNSYNDRAASWTSVSSLFNYLTRNTGRGPQGELATTSMIYYGMQVGDIIQIDFNSDGTFAHSTTIVRFQAGFPTGTLVAAHTSDADNKSINDYVGSKRWIHLTGYER; encoded by the coding sequence TTGGAGTTAAAACAGTTCTTAAAAGGCAAGATTAAAATAATTCAACAGAGAAGATCTGCATTTAATTTAAATCCTCTACTTTTAGAATCAAAAGTAGAGTTCTATTCCTGTATTATTGATGGGCAAAATGCTGTCATTGATGCAGTCTTGACGGAAATTTATCAATATAGTTCAAGTGATATTGGTTCATATGAATCAACAAGGTTTAAATTTTATTTGACTAAAGAAGCGTTGATGGTGCAACCTCAAATCAGGGAAATGTATAGTGATGATCCTATTGGGGTTTTTAGAAGAAAAGGTGGAGATGTACAAAAACTTTTTGATGACGAAAAACGAAACATCTTATCTGAGAAGAAATTAGAGGAAGTTTTAGAAGAACCAATTGTTTTTATGCGCCCCTTGTCTGGGTCATTGTTATCGCTAGATCGAAACGAAATGGTTACTTATGCTCATAATAATGCTAACACAAGACCATCTCAGTGGGGTAATTTTGATGATAATGGTGGGGATTGCACTAATTTTGTATCACAGGTGATTTATGCCGGTTCTAATGGGGTGATGGATTCCAGTGGAGATCTTCAATGGTATTATAACAGCTATAACGATAGGGCAGCATCTTGGACAAGTGTTAGTAGTTTATTCAATTACTTAACTAGAAATACAGGGAGAGGACCTCAAGGTGAATTAGCAACTACCTCCATGATTTATTATGGAATGCAAGTGGGTGATATTATTCAAATTGATTTTAATTCAGATGGAACCTTTGCTCACAGCACCACGATCGTTAGATTTCAAGCTGGTTTTCCGACTGGCACATTAGTAGCGGCTCATACTTCAGATGCAGATAATAAATCAATCAATGACTATGTTGGATCAAAAAGATGGATACACCTTACAGGTTATGAGAGGTAA
- a CDS encoding helix-turn-helix domain-containing protein, which produces MSKVSYVVDLSDKERVKLLNIVNKGKATTKRILHANILLAADINNPNKASSPVIAERFHVHRQTVQTVRKTYATKGLEASLNRKKRTKPPIDPKLTDDIEARIIAICCSNPPPGFERWTLRLVAEEAVKLEIFPTISHTSVGRILKKTNFNLI; this is translated from the coding sequence ATGTCCAAGGTATCGTATGTTGTTGACCTCAGTGATAAAGAACGTGTGAAACTCCTAAACATTGTCAATAAAGGAAAGGCAACCACGAAACGGATCCTCCACGCTAATATCCTCTTGGCTGCAGACATTAATAATCCAAACAAAGCCAGTTCTCCGGTGATTGCAGAGCGCTTTCATGTGCATCGGCAAACCGTCCAGACAGTTCGGAAAACATATGCTACTAAGGGTCTAGAAGCTTCGCTCAATCGAAAGAAACGTACAAAGCCACCTATTGATCCAAAACTTACAGATGATATCGAAGCCAGAATCATTGCCATCTGTTGCAGTAATCCACCTCCAGGGTTTGAGCGGTGGACTTTACGTCTGGTTGCAGAGGAAGCAGTCAAGTTAGAGATCTTTCCAACAATTTCTCATACGTCCGTGGGTAGGATCTTAAAAAAAACGAATTTCAACCTCATCTGA
- a CDS encoding DUF6431 domain-containing protein: MITIYLPKSNQFPQEDHQAAYNELIDQIPFHQLRCTCGRCGDLIRHGSYTRKIKFSLGYQRIKIYRVICKSCGRIHVLTPDWLVPYSSILLKDQVRILQAHLAGESMEPIMAEQPVIDESAIGYIIRQFKRHWLPRLTAFQIPLVKISSQPAFAPLVDSLCRLNVRPICCFAEPTQLAFTSRLIAITLAMISKIIIGRYHNER; encoded by the coding sequence ATGATAACTATTTATCTTCCAAAAAGCAACCAATTTCCCCAAGAGGACCACCAAGCGGCCTACAACGAGCTCATCGACCAAATTCCATTCCACCAGCTTCGCTGCACCTGCGGTCGGTGCGGGGATCTGATCCGTCACGGCTCTTACACCCGGAAAATCAAGTTCTCGCTGGGCTATCAGCGCATTAAAATTTACCGGGTCATCTGTAAGTCCTGCGGCAGGATCCACGTTCTGACGCCTGATTGGCTCGTTCCTTATTCCTCGATCCTACTCAAAGACCAGGTCCGAATCCTTCAAGCCCATCTGGCCGGCGAGAGCATGGAGCCCATCATGGCGGAGCAGCCCGTCATTGACGAATCAGCCATTGGTTACATCATTCGCCAGTTTAAGCGGCATTGGCTGCCCCGTCTGACCGCTTTTCAGATCCCACTGGTCAAAATATCGTCCCAGCCTGCTTTCGCGCCTCTAGTCGACAGCTTATGCAGATTAAATGTACGCCCAATCTGCTGTTTTGCTGAACCCACACAACTTGCTTTTACGAGCCGTCTCATCGCCATTACCCTTGCTATGATCAGTAAAATCATCATAGGGAGATACCATAATGAACGATGA
- a CDS encoding phosphatase PAP2 family protein — protein MRFLAVLYYTLSSLASFMIFILFQNEVPRLTQVSGNSLAERLLRFTRKMDNPYNGFPSIHVLACSMTILAVQSSTLPDACKVFIWVSLLMIIAATLTTKQHVVLDLAGGSFMAILGWCLTMNLNVAL, from the coding sequence ATCAGATTTCTTGCGGTTCTATACTATACCTTATCTTCACTGGCGAGCTTCATGATCTTTATCTTGTTCCAGAACGAGGTTCCTCGGCTGACACAGGTATCCGGCAACAGCCTGGCCGAACGCCTGCTACGGTTCACCCGAAAAATGGATAATCCTTACAATGGATTCCCCTCCATTCATGTCCTCGCCTGCTCCATGACCATTCTGGCAGTTCAATCATCCACATTGCCCGATGCCTGTAAAGTGTTCATCTGGGTATCACTACTTATGATCATCGCTGCTACCCTGACCACCAAACAGCATGTGGTACTCGATCTGGCCGGAGGCTCTTTCATGGCTATTCTCGGCTGGTGTCTTACTATGAATCTGAATGTTGCACTGTAA
- a CDS encoding ABC transporter ATP-binding protein/permease, translated as MIKEFIRYYKPHKTLFFIDLVCAFLISASDLVFPMVTRRFINEFIPDQNLAMIVRFGGFLAVLYAVRFLLDYIVGYWGHVLGVRMEYDMRKDMFGQLQRMSFSYYDDTKTGQIMSRLVNDLNEISELAHHGPEDLFISTIMLLGSFILLLGINVPLTLIVFAVIPFLIWFTMSFNRRMRRSFQDLRVSLGEINANLEDAISGIRVVKSFTNEEFEKERFDQGNNQFKILRGKSVRYLGIFGGGINFFANLLNLMALTFGGYFVYQGQITIADLAAYILFMGLMISPVRRLAQFAELFQRGMAGFKRFSEVMALEPEINDKPEASELTQVRGDVEFKNVTFKYKDNQEQVLSNINLTVNAGETIALVGPSGAGKTTLCSLIPRFYEIASGEILVDGQNIQDVTLQSLRSSIGIVQQDVFLFSGSIFENIAYGKLGASREEVIQAARLANAHDFIMETPNGYETNIGERGVKLSGGQKQRLSIARMFLKNPAILILDEATSSLDNQSERIIQQSIEELAKGRTTFIIAHRLATIRNARRIVVLVPGGIAEEGTHLELIAKNGVYADLYQTQF; from the coding sequence ATGATTAAGGAATTTATACGTTATTATAAACCTCACAAAACATTGTTTTTTATTGATCTGGTCTGTGCTTTCCTGATTTCGGCCAGTGATCTGGTATTTCCCATGGTGACCCGCCGATTCATCAATGAGTTCATTCCGGATCAAAACCTGGCCATGATCGTTCGCTTTGGGGGATTCCTGGCTGTCCTTTATGCGGTTCGCTTTTTACTTGATTACATCGTTGGCTACTGGGGGCATGTCCTGGGTGTTCGGATGGAGTACGACATGCGCAAAGATATGTTCGGTCAGCTGCAGCGAATGTCCTTCTCTTATTATGACGATACCAAGACCGGCCAAATCATGTCCCGGCTGGTCAATGACCTGAACGAAATTTCAGAACTGGCTCATCACGGTCCGGAAGATCTGTTCATTTCGACCATCATGCTTCTGGGATCCTTTATCCTGCTCCTTGGGATCAATGTTCCTCTGACATTGATTGTATTTGCGGTCATTCCTTTTCTGATCTGGTTCACCATGTCATTCAATCGCCGTATGAGGCGCAGTTTCCAGGATTTGAGGGTTTCTCTGGGAGAAATCAACGCCAACCTGGAAGATGCCATCTCAGGGATACGGGTTGTCAAGTCCTTTACCAATGAGGAATTCGAGAAGGAACGATTTGACCAGGGAAACAACCAGTTTAAAATCCTCCGGGGCAAGAGCGTTCGCTATCTGGGAATCTTTGGCGGCGGAATCAATTTTTTCGCCAATCTTCTGAATCTGATGGCTTTGACATTCGGAGGATATTTTGTTTATCAGGGACAGATTACCATTGCGGATCTGGCTGCCTATATTCTGTTTATGGGATTGATGATCAGTCCCGTTCGTCGCCTGGCTCAATTTGCCGAGCTGTTCCAGCGCGGAATGGCCGGTTTCAAACGGTTCTCTGAAGTGATGGCTTTGGAACCGGAAATCAATGACAAACCGGAGGCTTCTGAACTGACCCAGGTCAGGGGTGATGTGGAATTTAAGAATGTCACCTTTAAATACAAGGATAATCAGGAACAGGTTCTGTCCAACATCAATCTCACCGTGAATGCCGGAGAGACGATCGCGCTGGTTGGCCCTTCGGGTGCCGGAAAAACCACCCTGTGTTCTCTAATTCCACGTTTTTACGAGATCGCTTCCGGAGAGATTCTGGTGGATGGGCAAAATATCCAGGATGTTACGCTTCAGTCCTTGCGCTCCAGCATTGGAATTGTACAGCAGGATGTCTTCCTGTTCTCTGGATCAATCTTTGAGAACATTGCTTACGGAAAATTGGGGGCGTCCCGGGAAGAAGTAATTCAGGCAGCCCGACTGGCGAATGCCCATGACTTTATTATGGAAACCCCCAATGGGTACGAGACGAATATCGGCGAGCGCGGAGTCAAACTCTCAGGCGGTCAGAAGCAACGTCTGTCCATTGCACGCATGTTCCTGAAAAATCCGGCGATTCTGATTCTGGATGAAGCGACTTCTTCCCTGGATAATCAGTCGGAGAGAATTATCCAGCAGTCCATCGAAGAACTTGCCAAGGGACGGACAACATTCATTATCGCCCATCGACTGGCTACCATCCGAAACGCCAGACGCATTGTGGTTCTTGTGCCCGGCGGTATCGCGGAAGAAGGAACACATCTTGAATTAATCGCTAAAAACGGAGTCTATGCCGATCTTTACCAGACGCAATTTTGA
- a CDS encoding glycerophosphodiester phosphodiesterase, protein MKIYAHRGYSRYYPENTLIAFEKALEAGCDGIECDVQLTRDRVPVIIHDEKIDRTSDGKGYVKNYTYKELLNFDFSRIRPGSYGPCRILTLKELLEVIRLSGRNITLNLELKNSIIEYNGLEEIVLAETKEYENDFEIIYSTFNHNSIRRLIRLKKDIKAAPLVNRSLPDLVRYVKSLGASGVHPSILILSEEIIQSLLENDIYVNVYTINDMDLAKRLSDLHVTGIFTDYCKEMKEALTFGKEFSID, encoded by the coding sequence ATGAAAATTTATGCACACCGGGGTTACTCCCGCTATTATCCGGAAAATACCCTGATTGCATTTGAAAAGGCCCTGGAAGCAGGCTGCGATGGAATAGAATGTGATGTTCAGCTGACCCGGGATCGTGTTCCCGTCATCATCCACGATGAGAAGATTGACCGGACTTCTGACGGCAAAGGCTATGTTAAAAATTACACCTACAAAGAGCTACTGAATTTTGATTTTTCCCGGATCAGACCAGGATCCTACGGCCCTTGCCGCATCCTCACTCTGAAGGAACTTCTTGAAGTGATCCGGCTCTCAGGGAGAAACATAACCCTGAACCTCGAACTGAAGAATTCAATTATAGAATACAACGGACTGGAAGAAATCGTCCTGGCTGAAACAAAGGAATATGAGAATGATTTCGAGATTATTTATTCAACATTCAATCACAATTCCATTCGTCGGCTGATTCGTCTGAAAAAAGATATCAAGGCTGCGCCACTGGTCAATCGCTCCCTACCCGACCTGGTCCGCTACGTAAAGAGCCTGGGAGCCAGCGGAGTCCACCCTTCCATATTAATATTAAGTGAAGAAATCATTCAGAGCCTCCTGGAGAATGATATCTATGTTAATGTGTATACCATAAATGACATGGATCTGGCCAAGCGATTGTCAGACCTCCACGTCACGGGAATATTTACAGACTACTGCAAAGAAATGAAGGAGGCTCTCACTTTTGGAAAAGAGTTTAGTATTGATTAA
- the ndk gene encoding nucleoside-diphosphate kinase codes for MEKSLVLIKPDAVRRNLIGAIIAMYENHGLVVQRLEKLTPHPDQAKAHYAEHEEKPFYPGLIDSILSGDIVAMVVEGERAIETVRRINGATDPRKAEPGTIRALYGEELPNNSVHASDSVESAERESAIWFQ; via the coding sequence TTGGAAAAGAGTTTAGTATTGATTAAACCGGATGCGGTCCGACGCAACCTCATCGGGGCTATCATCGCGATGTATGAGAACCATGGACTGGTGGTGCAGCGGCTGGAAAAGCTGACTCCCCACCCCGACCAGGCAAAAGCCCATTATGCCGAACATGAGGAGAAACCTTTCTACCCGGGACTGATTGACTCGATCCTGTCCGGCGACATCGTTGCCATGGTGGTTGAGGGTGAAAGGGCAATCGAAACAGTCCGTCGGATCAACGGAGCGACAGACCCTCGAAAAGCGGAACCCGGCACAATTCGCGCACTCTATGGCGAAGAACTCCCCAACAATTCCGTTCACGCCTCGGATTCTGTAGAATCCGCCGAACGTGAAAGCGCCATCTGGTTTCAATAA
- a CDS encoding HAD family phosphatase — protein MGRRTGKLPKLIIFDLDGTLLDTEPISIKAWIQAGQEYGVSLKEEQFHPYIGRNAQSIQDLSKDLFGPGFPFEEIYQRKKAICQEHYTRGIPMKPGVQELLGALRDLEIRACVATSSAKVRSEGFLERNDLLRYFEFLISGEEVVHSKPDPEIFNRCLTRAGVKETEAMIVEDSRNGIIGARRSGAQTVLIPDLIRPDEQMREHADLMFDSLFEFRDHILTLAATM, from the coding sequence GTGGGAAGAAGAACTGGAAAACTCCCGAAACTAATAATTTTCGACCTGGATGGAACACTGCTCGATACAGAGCCCATCTCCATCAAGGCGTGGATACAGGCAGGACAGGAATACGGGGTCAGTCTGAAGGAAGAACAGTTTCATCCCTATATCGGGCGAAACGCTCAATCGATTCAGGACTTGTCCAAGGATCTGTTCGGGCCAGGATTTCCCTTTGAAGAAATCTATCAGCGGAAGAAAGCCATCTGCCAGGAACATTATACCCGGGGTATTCCTATGAAGCCCGGCGTGCAGGAGCTGCTGGGGGCATTGCGGGATCTGGAGATTCGAGCCTGTGTTGCCACCTCCTCCGCCAAAGTGCGCTCGGAGGGATTTCTGGAACGCAATGACCTGCTGAGATATTTTGAGTTTTTGATCTCCGGTGAGGAAGTGGTTCATTCAAAGCCCGATCCGGAAATCTTTAACCGCTGCCTGACCCGAGCCGGGGTCAAAGAGACTGAGGCGATGATTGTCGAAGATTCCAGAAATGGCATCATCGGAGCACGGAGAAGCGGTGCCCAAACGGTCCTGATCCCTGACCTAATCCGTCCGGATGAACAGATGAGGGAGCACGCCGATTTGATGTTTGATTCGTTGTTTGAGTTCAGGGATCATATCCTGACTTTGGCAGCGACAATGTGA
- a CDS encoding dihydrofolate reductase: MLSIIVAIAENNVIGKDGKLIWHIPSDLKHFREITDGSTIIMGRKTFESLPGVLPNRRHVVLTRNKDFRVDHPEVLVIHSLEEIQPYIDSEEEAFIIGGGELFRLMLPHATRLYLTWIGKSWDGDTYFPEIPSDEFMLTEEWEAVDEKTGIQLNFANYDRVESDLEEKEWEEELENSRN, encoded by the coding sequence ATGTTATCAATTATTGTAGCTATTGCGGAAAACAACGTCATTGGGAAGGATGGCAAGCTGATCTGGCATATCCCCAGTGACTTGAAGCATTTCCGCGAGATCACTGATGGCTCCACGATCATCATGGGACGAAAAACCTTTGAGTCACTTCCCGGCGTTCTGCCCAACCGCAGACACGTCGTTCTGACCAGAAACAAGGATTTTCGTGTCGATCATCCGGAAGTTCTCGTGATCCACTCCCTGGAGGAAATTCAGCCGTACATTGATTCGGAAGAGGAAGCCTTCATCATCGGCGGCGGAGAGCTGTTCCGCCTGATGCTGCCTCATGCAACAAGACTTTATCTGACCTGGATCGGCAAGTCCTGGGATGGGGATACTTATTTCCCGGAAATTCCTTCGGACGAATTCATGCTGACCGAGGAATGGGAAGCGGTGGATGAGAAAACGGGGATCCAGCTGAATTTTGCCAACTACGACCGTGTGGAGAGTGACCTGGAGGAAAAAGAGTGGGAAGAAGAACTGGAAAACTCCCGAAACTAA
- a CDS encoding thymidylate synthase — MSKADEQYLGIVQQVLEKGYYDQNRTGVATYKLPHQIMQFDLEEEFPILTTKFVAFKTAVKELLWIFKDQSNSIARLHEQNVHIWDEWTLPDQTIGTSYGWIVNKFKLVDKLLDSLRNNPQDRRMIMSLWQNEYLEGGALYPCAFLTMWDVTDGRLNMMLVQRSADMPLGVPFNMAQYAVLACMMAQVSGLRPGLFTHVINNAHVYENQLEGMREQLSRAAHAKKAPKLWLNPEITNFYDFSEADIRLEGYEHLGKIDMEVSV; from the coding sequence ATGTCCAAAGCAGATGAACAGTATCTTGGAATTGTTCAGCAGGTCCTTGAAAAAGGATATTATGATCAGAATCGAACCGGAGTTGCCACATACAAACTGCCTCATCAGATCATGCAGTTTGACCTGGAGGAAGAATTCCCCATTTTGACAACCAAGTTCGTAGCCTTTAAAACAGCTGTGAAGGAGCTGCTGTGGATCTTTAAGGATCAGAGCAACTCCATTGCCCGACTTCATGAGCAAAATGTCCATATCTGGGATGAATGGACTCTTCCGGATCAAACCATAGGGACCTCCTATGGCTGGATTGTGAATAAATTCAAGTTAGTCGACAAGCTCCTGGATTCTCTCCGGAACAATCCCCAGGATCGCCGCATGATCATGAGCCTGTGGCAGAATGAATATCTGGAAGGCGGTGCACTCTATCCCTGTGCTTTCCTGACCATGTGGGACGTAACCGATGGCCGGCTGAATATGATGCTGGTTCAGCGTTCCGCAGACATGCCGCTGGGAGTGCCCTTCAACATGGCACAGTATGCGGTTCTTGCCTGTATGATGGCTCAGGTCTCCGGCCTGCGGCCGGGTCTGTTCACCCACGTCATCAACAATGCTCATGTTTATGAGAATCAGCTGGAAGGCATGCGGGAACAGCTGTCCCGTGCCGCGCACGCAAAAAAAGCCCCGAAATTATGGCTGAATCCGGAAATCACGAATTTCTACGATTTCAGCGAAGCGGACATTCGTCTGGAGGGGTATGAACACTTAGGTAAAATTGACATGGAGGTTTCAGTTTAA
- a CDS encoding N-acetylmuramoyl-L-alanine amidase, which produces MQKKSLQFRERLIVANHGFGNHPAAIVIHETDNPAPSAGALNHSLYFGTPGVKVSCHYIVDDGEIIRLLSHDKAAWHCGRPLTGYGNHNTIGIEICVNGGYFSAWYRTALLTAALMDELGIEVLLRHRDVSGKYCPRRMLDQPQLWERFCRIVAGHRKHWVLKQNASWQKPKPAKDETAIGIVTAGILNVRSGRGMEFPVIGTLSRGEPVRLLNLLRDWWSIDYGVNVGFINKKYIVPIGQF; this is translated from the coding sequence ATGCAGAAGAAATCATTGCAGTTCAGAGAGCGGCTGATTGTGGCGAATCATGGATTTGGCAACCATCCCGCGGCAATCGTAATTCATGAAACGGACAATCCAGCCCCTTCGGCAGGGGCGCTGAACCACAGCCTGTATTTCGGAACTCCCGGAGTGAAAGTCAGCTGTCATTATATTGTCGATGACGGGGAGATCATTCGGCTGCTGAGTCATGATAAGGCAGCCTGGCACTGTGGCCGTCCTCTTACCGGTTATGGCAACCACAATACAATCGGGATCGAAATATGTGTCAACGGAGGTTATTTCTCCGCCTGGTACCGGACCGCGCTTTTAACGGCCGCGCTGATGGACGAGCTGGGGATCGAGGTGCTGCTTCGTCACCGCGATGTTTCGGGGAAGTACTGTCCCAGACGCATGCTGGACCAGCCGCAACTATGGGAACGGTTCTGCCGGATTGTGGCTGGTCATAGAAAACACTGGGTACTGAAACAAAATGCCAGCTGGCAGAAACCAAAGCCGGCCAAGGACGAGACTGCGATCGGCATTGTCACAGCGGGGATATTGAATGTCCGAAGCGGCCGGGGGATGGAATTCCCGGTAATCGGCACTCTCTCCCGGGGCGAGCCGGTCCGACTTCTGAATCTGCTCAGGGACTGGTGGTCCATTGACTATGGCGTGAATGTCGGTTTCATCAACAAAAAGTATATCGTTCCGATCGGGCAGTTCTAA